Sequence from the Cydia fagiglandana chromosome 8, ilCydFagi1.1, whole genome shotgun sequence genome:
AGAcaataatttaagtatttttgctGAAATTAATAGCTTTGATGTAGATTCAGTCGATGATAGCATAGGGTTCTCCCCAATGGTAGAAACAGTAGATTTAAAAAGTTCTGTGCACATTGAAGGCAGTAGTGATATTAGAGTCGCACTGAAAggatccaaaaaaataaaaaaatatttaaaactcagtagATTCATAAAGAAATCTAAACTTTTGCTAAAACGCCATAATTCAATATTCAAAATGATACAATCCAAATGTAACAGTGTCGCCTTAAGCGATGAACTTCTAAACTGCCAATACCAACTAGACCGGACAGTAGAAGAATTGAGTCATCGCTCCGATGAACTAGAAAAATTAGAATTAaagttgaaaaacttaaataatagagACGAACTGTCAAGTAAAGCGTTACAGGAATACATAGCCTTTATGAATAATGTTCTAGAACCGGGGAGCGGCTACACTCTGCGTATGGACTCGCCGCGgcccccgccccgccccgccagGCCGGACtcgcccgcgctgcgcgccgcCCTGGCCGCGCCGGGCtcgcccgcgctgcgcgccctgttcgcgtcgcgcgccgcccgcgcgcccgAGCTGCGCGGCGACTCCGAGCCCGCCCCTCGCGTCGCGGATCCGGCGCCCCCGCCGCCATCGTCACCGCCGAGCCGAGCCGAGCAGGTTCCATCGGGGCCGGGCCGAGCCGAGCCGACTCCGTCGCTGCCGTGCCTCGTCGAGCCGGCCGCTTCACCGCCGAGCCTTGTCAAGCTGGCTCTGTCGCTGCTGACCTACGTCGAGCCTGCGCCATCCCCGCCGAGCCCTGTCTCGCCAGCTCCATCGCCGCTAGGCCTCCCCTCGCCAGCACCAGCGCCGCCCCGCCTCGGGTCTGGGGcggccccgccgccgccgccgcgccgcccgcgcgccgccgGCCGCCGCACGCTGCTGTACTCGGACGAGGTGGGCGCCGGCCTGGGCGTGCTGCTGGCGCAGCGCTTGTCGCAGGGCGTCGTCAACCACTGTCACCCGGGCGCCTCTGTCGATCGTTTGATCGAATCTATTTCTGCGGGCGAGTTTGACCGCGACTCGACG
This genomic interval carries:
- the LOC134666960 gene encoding protein diaphanous homolog 1-like produces the protein MTTRRDVLVAKMQQLQKELKTAEELNKRLLQEQEESAEQFEQVVRINTTLKSQLANQDVEFEDMQGQRDELQAAVDQFKNCQEIHEQALQRIQDLEQQLEESETKHSCKYCSGHSGLRDNNLSIFAEINSFDVDSVDDSIGFSPMVETVDLKSSVHIEGSSDIRVALKGSKKIKKYLKLSRFIKKSKLLLKRHNSIFKMIQSKCNSVALSDELLNCQYQLDRTVEELSHRSDELEKLELKLKNLNNRDELSSKALQEYIAFMNNVLEPGSGYTLRMDSPRPPPRPARPDSPALRAALAAPGSPALRALFASRAARAPELRGDSEPAPRVADPAPPPPSSPPSRAEQVPSGPGRAEPTPSLPCLVEPAASPPSLVKLALSLLTYVEPAPSPPSPVSPAPSPLGLPSPAPAPPRLGSGAAPPPPPRRPRAAGRRTLLYSDEVGAGLGVLLAQRLSQGVVNHCHPGASVDRLIESISAGEFDRDSTLNVEQGQ